From one Vespula vulgaris chromosome 25, iyVesVulg1.1, whole genome shotgun sequence genomic stretch:
- the LOC127072352 gene encoding cytochrome P450 6a2-like isoform X7, whose protein sequence is MRQLAVSWYDSYKNSSMIGFYDGTSPALLIRDPELVKTVLQTNFSNFSENSVKVDKNLDPLLAKHPFVTKGEEWLIGRKRLTYAFSSMRLKILSETVRKVCKKFDDYLYKKIKEDQRVEFEAKDLFSRFTGEVVANAGIGIEGFCFEDNYNPQSFHEMGKKIFRTTWFHGTLQSIMFFLPFLNNYLKIRLIPEDIDHFFRTVVKQVIEKRREETEKRNDFFQLMVDLEKSESQKFDQESLAAHAISFFGDGYETSSATLSFICFELSVHCEIQEKVRKEVRDVLAKHQGEITYDSLKEMTYLDQVISESQRLNTLLDIMGRLCTDKIELKANDGLTCQVEQGTKIIIPVRSLQRDPKYWTNPEAFDPDRWNEERKGSINKYCFLPFGEGPRICVGLRMALLQVKAAIATLLMKYRIERNPRTTYPVKIGVLGVLSTPIDGLWVYLKRL, encoded by the exons atgcgcCAATTAGCAGTGAGTTGGTACGACAGTTACAAGAACAGCAGTATGATTGGTTTTTATGATGGCACGTCACCGGCATTGTTGATACGGGATCCTGAATTAGTTAAGACGGTACTACAAACGAATTTCTCAAATTTTTCAGAAAACTCGGTGAAAGTCGATAAGAACTTGGATCCATTGTTGGCCAAGCATCCATTTGTAACGAAAGGCGAGGAATGGTTGATAG GTAGGAAAAGATTGACCTATGCGTTCTCCAGCATGcgattgaaaatattgtcGGAGACCGTACGCAAAGTCTGCAAGAAGTTCGACGATTATTTGTACAAGAAGATCAAGGAGGATCAAAGGGTCGAATTCGAGGCTAAGGATCTATTCAGTAGATTTACAGGCGAGGTCGTCGCCAACGCAGGAATCGGTATCGAAGGATTTTGTTTTGAGGATAATTACAATCCGCAATCGTTTCACGAGATGGGTAAGAAGATATTCAGGACTACCTGGTTTCACGGTACATTGCAATCAATAATGTTCTTCCTGCCGTTtctaaacaattatttaaaaatacgatTGATACCGGAGGATATCGATCATTTCTTCAGAACGGTCGTTAAACaggtaatagagaagagacgGGAGGAGACCGAAAAACGGAACgatttctttcaattaatGGTCGACCTTGAAAAAAGTGAGAGTCAGAAGTTCGATCAAGAATCATTGGCGGCTCACGCAATTTCGTTCTTCGGCGATGGTTACGAAACGTCATCGGCGACCTTGAGCTTCATCTGCTTCGAATTGTCCGTACATTGCGAGATACAAGAAAAAGTGAGGAAAGAGGTTAGAGATGTTCTGGCTAAACATCAAGGAGAGATTACTTACGATTCCCTAAAAGAGATGACATATCTGGATCAAGTGATTAGCGAGTCGCAGAGATTGAATACATTGTTGGATATAATGGGACGCTTGTGTACCGATAAGATCGAATTGAAAGCTAACGATGGTCTAACTTGTCAAGTCGAACAAggtacaaaaataattatacccGTTCGTTCCCTACAAAGAGATCCTAAATACTGGACCAATCCGGAAGCATTTGATCCAGATCGAtggaacgaagaaaggaagggatCCATCAACAAATATTGCTTTTTACCGTTCGGTGAAGGTCCAAGAATTTGTGTTGGCCTTAGAATGGCATTGTTACAGGTCAAAGCTGCCATTGCGACCCTGTTAATGAAATATAGAATAGAACGAAATCCAAGGACTACTTATCCTGTTAAAATCGGAGTTTTGGGTGTACTGTCGACACCTATCGACGGACTCTGGGTTTATCTGAAACGTCTCTGA
- the LOC127072352 gene encoding cytochrome P450 6a2-like isoform X6, with product MSLLLLVLVLCGILTLYIYWRRIYSYWDRQGIPQPSYSLPIVGHLLPSLLLQKNMRQLAVSWYDSYKNSKNSVKVDKNLDPLLAKHPFVTKGEEWLIGRKRLTYAFSSMRLKILSETVRKVCKKFDDYLYKKIKEDQRVEFEAKDLFSRFTGEVVANAGIGIEGFCFEDNYNPQSFHEMGKKIFRTTWFHGTLQSIMFFLPFLNNYLKIRLIPEDIDHFFRTVVKQVIEKRREETEKRNDFFQLMVDLEKSESQKFDQESLAAHAISFFGDGYETSSATLSFICFELSVHCEIQEKVRKEVRDVLAKHQGEITYDSLKEMTYLDQVISESQRLNTLLDIMGRLCTDKIELKANDGLTCQVEQGTKIIIPVRSLQRDPKYWTNPEAFDPDRWNEERKGSINKYCFLPFGEGPRICVGLRMALLQVKAAIATLLMKYRIERNPRTTYPVKIGVLGVLSTPIDGLWVYLKRL from the exons atGAGTTTGCTATTACTCGTACTCGTATTGTGCGGAATATTGACACTGTATATTTATTGGCGCAGGATATATAGTTATTGGGATAGACAAGGTATTCCGCAGCCATCGTATTCCCTACCAATCGTTGGTCACCTGTTGCCATCGTTAttattgcaaaaaaatatgcgcCAATTAGCAGTGAGTTGGTACGACAGTTACAAGAACAGCA AAAACTCGGTGAAAGTCGATAAGAACTTGGATCCATTGTTGGCCAAGCATCCATTTGTAACGAAAGGCGAGGAATGGTTGATAG GTAGGAAAAGATTGACCTATGCGTTCTCCAGCATGcgattgaaaatattgtcGGAGACCGTACGCAAAGTCTGCAAGAAGTTCGACGATTATTTGTACAAGAAGATCAAGGAGGATCAAAGGGTCGAATTCGAGGCTAAGGATCTATTCAGTAGATTTACAGGCGAGGTCGTCGCCAACGCAGGAATCGGTATCGAAGGATTTTGTTTTGAGGATAATTACAATCCGCAATCGTTTCACGAGATGGGTAAGAAGATATTCAGGACTACCTGGTTTCACGGTACATTGCAATCAATAATGTTCTTCCTGCCGTTtctaaacaattatttaaaaatacgatTGATACCGGAGGATATCGATCATTTCTTCAGAACGGTCGTTAAACaggtaatagagaagagacgGGAGGAGACCGAAAAACGGAACgatttctttcaattaatGGTCGACCTTGAAAAAAGTGAGAGTCAGAAGTTCGATCAAGAATCATTGGCGGCTCACGCAATTTCGTTCTTCGGCGATGGTTACGAAACGTCATCGGCGACCTTGAGCTTCATCTGCTTCGAATTGTCCGTACATTGCGAGATACAAGAAAAAGTGAGGAAAGAGGTTAGAGATGTTCTGGCTAAACATCAAGGAGAGATTACTTACGATTCCCTAAAAGAGATGACATATCTGGATCAAGTGATTAGCGAGTCGCAGAGATTGAATACATTGTTGGATATAATGGGACGCTTGTGTACCGATAAGATCGAATTGAAAGCTAACGATGGTCTAACTTGTCAAGTCGAACAAggtacaaaaataattatacccGTTCGTTCCCTACAAAGAGATCCTAAATACTGGACCAATCCGGAAGCATTTGATCCAGATCGAtggaacgaagaaaggaagggatCCATCAACAAATATTGCTTTTTACCGTTCGGTGAAGGTCCAAGAATTTGTGTTGGCCTTAGAATGGCATTGTTACAGGTCAAAGCTGCCATTGCGACCCTGTTAATGAAATATAGAATAGAACGAAATCCAAGGACTACTTATCCTGTTAAAATCGGAGTTTTGGGTGTACTGTCGACACCTATCGACGGACTCTGGGTTTATCTGAAACGTCTCTGA
- the LOC127072353 gene encoding cytochrome P450 6a2-like, producing the protein MSSLFFVLLLCGIFALYIYWRKIYSYWNRQGIPEVPYSLPIVGNLWPLLLMQKNLAQLVGSWYDSYKNASMIGYYEGTTPGLLIRDPELVKTVLQTSFSDFHENAIKVDKDIDPLVAKNPFFLKGEEWLVGRKRLTYAFSSMRLKILSETVRKVCEKFDDYLYKKIEEDQRIEFETKDLFSRFTGEVVANAGFGIEGFCFEDNYNPQSFHEMGKKIFKTTWFLDTLQSMIFFLPILNDYLKIPFLPKEIDHFFRTIVKQIIEKRREETEKRNDFFQLMVDLEKSEGQKFDEESLAAHALSFFVDGYETSSATLSFICFELSVHCDIQEKLRKEIGDVLAKHQGEITYDSLKEMTYLEQVISESQRLNTLLDIMGKICTNNIELKGNDGLTCTVETGTKIFIPTRSLQRDPKYWSNPEAFDPDRWTEERKFATTKYSFLPFGEGPRICVGLRMALLQIKAAIATLLMKYRVERNPRTSYPVKIGVSGILSTPIDGLWVYLKRL; encoded by the coding sequence atgaGTTCCTTATTCTTCGTACTCCTACTGTGCGGAATATTTGCACTGTACATTTATTGGCGCAAGATATATAGTTATTGGAATAGACAAGGTATACCGGAGGTACCGTATTCCTTACCAATCGTTGGTAATCTGTGGCCATTGTTATTAATGCAAAAAAATTTAGCGCAATTGGTAGGGAGTTGGTACGACAGTTACAAGAACGCAAGTATGATTGGTTATTACGAGGGTACAACACCAGGATTGTTAATACGTGATCCTGAACTAGTTAAGACGGTACTGCAAACGAGTTTCTCGGATTTTCACGAGAACGCAATAAAAGTAGACAAGGACATAGATCCGTTGGTTGCAAAGAATCCATTTTTCTTGAAAGGCGAGGAATGGTTGGTAGGTAGGAAAAGATTGACCTATGCGTTCTCGAGCATGcgattgaaaatattgtcGGAGACCGTACGCAAAGTCTGCGAGAAGTTCGACGATTATTTGTACAAGAAGATCGAGGAGGATCAAAGGATCGAATTCGAGACTAAGGATCTATTCAGTAGATTTACAGGCGAGGTTGTCGCCAACGCAGGATTCGGTATCGAAGGATTTTGTTTTGAGGATAATTACAATCCGCAATCGTTTCACGAGATGGGTAAGAAGATATTCAAGACTACCTGGTTTCTCGATACATTGCAATCAATGATATTCTTCCTGCCGATTCtaaacgattatttaaaaataccaTTTCTACCGAAAGAAATTGATCATTTCTTTAGAACTATCGTTAAACagataatagaaaagagacGGGAGGAGACCGAAAAACGTAACgatttctttcaattaatGGTCGACCTTGAAAAAAGCGAGGGTCAGAAGTTCGACGAGGAATCATTGGCGGCACATGCACTTTCGTTCTTCGTCGATGGTTACGAAACATCATCGGCGACCTTGAGCTTCATTTGCTTCGAATTGTCCGTACATTGCGACATACAAGAAAAACTGAGGAAAGAGATTGGAGATGTACTGGCTAAACATCAAGGAGAGATTACTTACGATTCCTTGAAAGAGATGACGTATTTGGAACAAGTGATTAGCGAGTCACAGAGATTGAATACATTGTTAGACATAATGGGAAAAATCTGTACCAATAACATTGAATTGAAAGGTAACGACGGTCTAACTTGTACAGTGGAAACAGGtactaaaatatttataccgACTCGTTCGCTTCAAAGAGATCCTAAATATTGGAGCAATCCGGAAGCGTTTGATCCAGATCGATGgactgaagaaagaaaattcgcaACGACtaaatattcctttttacCATTCGGTGAAGGTCCAAGAATTTGTGTTGGCCTTAGGATGGCATTGTTACAGATCAAAGCTGCCATTGCGACCCTGTTAATGAAATACAGAGTAGAACGAAATCCAAGGACATCTTACCCAGTTAAAATCGGCGTTTCGGGTATACTGTCGACACCTATCGACGGACTCTGGGTTTATCTGAAACGTCTGTGA
- the LOC127072352 gene encoding cytochrome P450 6a2-like isoform X1, with product MSLLLLVLVLCGILTLYIYWRRIYSYWDRQGIPQPSYSLPIVGHLLPSLLLQKNMRQLAVSWYDSYKNSSMIGFYDGTSPALLIRDPELVKTVLQTNFSNFSENSVKVDKNLDPLLAKHPFVTKGEEWLIGRKRLTYAFSSMRLKILSETVRKVCKKFDDYLYKKIKEDQRVEFEAKDLFSRFTGEVVANAGIGIEGFCFEDNYNPQSFHEMGKKIFRTTWFHGTLQSIMFFLPFLNNYLKIRLIPEDIDHFFRTVVKQVIEKRREETEKRNDFFQLMVDLEKSESQKFDQESLAAHAISFFGDGYETSSATLSFICFELSVHCEIQEKVRKEVRDVLAKHQGEITYDSLKEMTYLDQVISESQRLNTLLDIMGRLCTDKIELKANDGLTCQVEQGTKIIIPVRSLQRDPKYWTNPEAFDPDRWNEERKGSINKYCFLPFGEGPRICVGLRMALLQVKAAIATLLMKYRIERNPRTTYPVKIGVLGVLSTPIDGLWVYLKRL from the exons atGAGTTTGCTATTACTCGTACTCGTATTGTGCGGAATATTGACACTGTATATTTATTGGCGCAGGATATATAGTTATTGGGATAGACAAGGTATTCCGCAGCCATCGTATTCCCTACCAATCGTTGGTCACCTGTTGCCATCGTTAttattgcaaaaaaatatgcgcCAATTAGCAGTGAGTTGGTACGACAGTTACAAGAACAGCAGTATGATTGGTTTTTATGATGGCACGTCACCGGCATTGTTGATACGGGATCCTGAATTAGTTAAGACGGTACTACAAACGAATTTCTCAAATTTTTCAGAAAACTCGGTGAAAGTCGATAAGAACTTGGATCCATTGTTGGCCAAGCATCCATTTGTAACGAAAGGCGAGGAATGGTTGATAG GTAGGAAAAGATTGACCTATGCGTTCTCCAGCATGcgattgaaaatattgtcGGAGACCGTACGCAAAGTCTGCAAGAAGTTCGACGATTATTTGTACAAGAAGATCAAGGAGGATCAAAGGGTCGAATTCGAGGCTAAGGATCTATTCAGTAGATTTACAGGCGAGGTCGTCGCCAACGCAGGAATCGGTATCGAAGGATTTTGTTTTGAGGATAATTACAATCCGCAATCGTTTCACGAGATGGGTAAGAAGATATTCAGGACTACCTGGTTTCACGGTACATTGCAATCAATAATGTTCTTCCTGCCGTTtctaaacaattatttaaaaatacgatTGATACCGGAGGATATCGATCATTTCTTCAGAACGGTCGTTAAACaggtaatagagaagagacgGGAGGAGACCGAAAAACGGAACgatttctttcaattaatGGTCGACCTTGAAAAAAGTGAGAGTCAGAAGTTCGATCAAGAATCATTGGCGGCTCACGCAATTTCGTTCTTCGGCGATGGTTACGAAACGTCATCGGCGACCTTGAGCTTCATCTGCTTCGAATTGTCCGTACATTGCGAGATACAAGAAAAAGTGAGGAAAGAGGTTAGAGATGTTCTGGCTAAACATCAAGGAGAGATTACTTACGATTCCCTAAAAGAGATGACATATCTGGATCAAGTGATTAGCGAGTCGCAGAGATTGAATACATTGTTGGATATAATGGGACGCTTGTGTACCGATAAGATCGAATTGAAAGCTAACGATGGTCTAACTTGTCAAGTCGAACAAggtacaaaaataattatacccGTTCGTTCCCTACAAAGAGATCCTAAATACTGGACCAATCCGGAAGCATTTGATCCAGATCGAtggaacgaagaaaggaagggatCCATCAACAAATATTGCTTTTTACCGTTCGGTGAAGGTCCAAGAATTTGTGTTGGCCTTAGAATGGCATTGTTACAGGTCAAAGCTGCCATTGCGACCCTGTTAATGAAATATAGAATAGAACGAAATCCAAGGACTACTTATCCTGTTAAAATCGGAGTTTTGGGTGTACTGTCGACACCTATCGACGGACTCTGGGTTTATCTGAAACGTCTCTGA